TACTTCAGGAGATCGAGGAACTAAACACTATGATAGATGCCTAAGGTGCTAGGATCATAGAACTCGAGGGAACGGTGGTAGATGAGAGGACTAGAGCTAAGGCCGCTGGTTTTGAGTTTCAGAGGACTAGTGCTCGATTGACTAGGGTAGTCGAGGAGGTCCGTGATCGGGCAGTTGGGATCTTAGCTGACACCACGATGTTGATTGAGGAGGTGATAGAGGCTGTCGATAGCCCGGTTCGTGAGGGCACTCCTGAGGAGGAACCTTTTAAGGAGGATCCAGAAGAAGATATTTAGACTAGTGGTTCGGATGCGAACTAGACTAGGATGttgattttttgacttttgtgactGAATTAGTTGGGGTGACGCTTGTAAAGCTCTTGGCGTCTATTGCATGACTAATTGCAtttttgtggcacctgtgtgctatatttttgtaaatgtcccatgacttgctaattgtacgaaTCTTGAATTTTTAATATATGCTGGTTAATGTTATTTCCAATGCTTTCCATATTGGCTTTAATTTTAAGCATTTTCTTgtgtaattattttatttcttgcatttaGGCATAACTAGGATCATGGATGGACAAAAGAGAGATAGAGGTCGGGGGTATGGGGCTAGGCAAACCCAACCTCTAAGGGACGATCAAGGATCGGCAACTGGGACGATCaagtgtgaggacttgtaaattccatatatatttcttgaaaattcccttttatttgaaaattattattctacactatcctactactcaatcaccctagaaaagtgccaatgatcataggaaattagggtttttctttccgatttcaattcgaagtgaaataggatttttcgtgtatccgtagtgtaattatccggtatggagtaaggatcaaatttggtgcttaagagtgacttttaggtgagaataatatgtgattagaagcaatgataaaaagttagtgaataggaagtaaaaaccctaatatgtgtgatttaaggaaaaacggtgcgaaccgacatataccgtgcactaccgattgaacaccccaCTTGACTACCATTTCCTTACCAGCACATAACCTTGATATTGGTGaaaaatatcccccctcataGCTATCCTCTTGGCCGAAAAATTGGactcaaaatgcaaggaaagaaaaaaaaatttggatggttttggtagtgccaagtgttggcaatttGTGGCTTTGACTAAACTTAattttcttaccttcttatcttgcAAATTAgctcattcttcctcattttttttctgatttggccgagacaagagagagagaaagagagagcaagagaaacaaccttttttcatcttgatttgcaccatttgagtgaaggaaacaagattctaaaccgattaacttgtgagttgtgaacttgggaagctaagggaaccaaaaatttcaagaggaggtgaagtattactcttgcaagcccttttgttaaggtataaggtctgacccatgactttggttcttttatttttgtttaagttgttatataactcatgttttggttagattagtagctatacaagttgttgtgatgattttggggtgatctatgtaagctagggtttgactgatttccttcttatacttgtggtaggagtggtatatgatgtatataagcttgtataagaggttgtggtagtgattgaatcaagaaaatgaagagattgcccttgaaatcccaaaattccagatttctggaattgtatgcttcagttctgtccggtttcagtgccctatgttagaggccgaattaggcttggtacaaaacatgaaagttgtatagaatgatattttatagatttctacaaaatttcagcccaatcggagcaacataacctgtgaaaagaacaaaataccctcactgccctaggacgcatccagtgatccgttttagacagttcatctagttgattgtgtctattcactatgatccgtgctgatttagccatttaccaaaacataaaagttttagtactctgtcttagcttttcaactccccaaagaacgccttaaacggactttggtagcctgagatatggccatttaaatgtagtatggttaactagccggttagttggaagttggttctgtgaattgggaatttgactgggttacactggaaatttgactaagtgatctacatgaaagttgtaggccctcgtcttagcttcgaaacggtataattttcacaccaatccgataagcgtagcttaggttgtgtccgttacgtaaaactctatcaaatctgtctcttgttaaacttcatttccgcacttgttgttaacttgattttgtccttgtattgtcttgagcctattgaacggctattgaaattaggttgttgtgtgtgtacctttgggtttgaatgaggaaaataatgaagccataaatggctggaaataggaaaatacaaagggcatgctgcccaaatttacgctcgaggactagagaaatatacttgcgacttagGTAAAGTTGATAattgaatatcacttgaaccatctaggacttttgctactttggttatcgagggttatacgctagaacctagccgaacttgtacccttaggaaaagcggtaataatcactctaaatccgttttccttgcactttcgactcaaaagttatttccaagtatacatcttacaaaatttttcagtttgaaaagcgagcaaccgtttcatgactattctccaagtgaatttcaatttcttgattcttattgaacgaaacgtctaagtttcgaaccttagttgattttcaaagttcttaaatcaagttttatcgcagatttgaactccaaacccggagtaccacccagacgcgaacactagaggcactacttttggtgagtgcttccaaatatctgattgaacttgatatttgtgattcctctttgacaaatgtgattacatgatatataagtgatttgacagggcaagggtgtactttatcgcacttgccctaatgagacttgtacttgttcatcaatttcaattgacttgctttacatgtgtatgaattatatcttgcctggaattccagaaaccctgtggctagttaatcgagtcgagccggcaagggcctggtcgattagataacaaaccctgggtaactagtaatgtcgagtggagtgttatcttctcggctaattggtatactcgaatattaccacccgtgtttcatgtggcgtgcgggcccggataagggggttgatcggtggacggagactggcgtgaagtggggttttctttctggactagttattacttgaaagttgacggagtgtcaactaccaatcgatcaagctgggatggagccgagacatgagccactgtatccttacatgtgaatatgatccatatattcttgattacctgaagtattatctctttgattggacttgtttgctcgctatttcactattacactgttattactttgtttgatggccaatttgatatttggaacttcactgagctttggctcactccattagttttgttttccttacaggggcacgagcgagacgtgagacgtgtaaagactagcgtagtctagttgttttgacttttgacttatACTCGttctattactcgaatagaatgttttgtatccggattgtatacactttgaaccaatttgggtatattgaggctttgtatcTTGACTgtgtatcaatgtaaattataagcttgaattgcgatgttatttatggtccacggatgtatgcacgtgatacgagtgagtgaatcctggcgagagttgggcaggcggtccaccgaaccctttggtacgccttaggggaaggtggggtggTCACATCAAGGATCGGCAAGGACAAGGACATGTAGAGGGTGACCAGGTGGCAACTGCCATCAATCGCATGACGGATATTTTAGAGCGATTAGCAGAGCGAGAAGGTCAAGGACCTATTAATCAACCTGGGGCTCAAGATAGAGGGGATGATAGGGCTTtggagagatttttgaaatttgtttCGCCTAAGTTTATCAGAGGACCTGACCCTGAGTTAGCGGAAAATTGGTTGGAGAGAATGATCAATATATTTGCCGCCCTAGACTATACTGAAGAGAGACGAGTGAACTTTGCTGTCTTTCAATTTGAGGGTGtagcacgtgcttggtgggatgtgattaggggaaaatgggaaagagcacaGACCCCTTGGATCTGGGAAAACTTTACCCGAGAGTTTAATAAGAAATTTCTCCCACCCTTGATTCAAGAGAAAATGGAGGATGAATTTATAAAGTTGAGACAGGGGATTTCTAgcgtggctgaatatgaaggaaaatttattAAGATTTCTAAGTATGCTCCGGAATTGGTGACTAATGAGCGGAAAAGGATAAAACGCTTTGTGCAATGACTTAATGTGATGATTCAGGAGGGGTTGGTGGCAGCCTAAATTTCTACTTTCACTGAAACCTTAGAGAAAGCAcagagagtcgaaagtgcaaggttGCAAGTTAGGGATTTTCAAGCTAAGTAAAGGAATACTCCTAATTACTCCTCTGGACAAGCAAGTAAAAGTGCCccaccttttaaaaaggaaaaaggaacgggAAGGGTAGAGACATCCAGTACACCATAAGGGACTCAACTAAGAGAAGGC
This portion of the Coffea eugenioides isolate CCC68of chromosome 11, Ceug_1.0, whole genome shotgun sequence genome encodes:
- the LOC113751998 gene encoding uncharacterized protein LOC113751998, which produces MTDILERLAEREGQGPINQPGAQDRGDDRALERFLKFVSPKFIRGPDPELAENWLERMINIFAALDYTEERRVNFAVFQFEGVARAWWDVIRGKWERAQTPWIWENFTREFNKKFLPPLIQEKMEDEFIKLRQGISSVAEYEGKFIKISKYAPELVTNERKRIKRFVQ